In Woeseia oceani, one DNA window encodes the following:
- the pgi gene encoding glucose-6-phosphate isomerase, whose translation MPQTKLSARYPLDLPVWQELKDHYRTKMKRADMRDMFKCDKRRVERFTLDAGDLHLDYSKNLINAETQKLLARLTCEAGVPAAIESMFTGKELNITEERSVLHVALRSKMSDQIALEVDGVREIWGVLTKIESFVEAVHAGKIAGEGGKRFTDIVNIGIGGSDLGLVMATNALRPYWRKGLRFHAVSNIDGTQLADLHSELDPATTLFIVCSKTFTTLETITNAQAARAWVKDVLGEEAVVRHFAAASTNHAAMDAFGISPEFRFGFWDWVGGRYSLWSAVGLSLALMVGIDHFKSVLAGARRMDMHFRTAPATENMPVVMALLAVWYSNFFGAESQAILPYTNRLDRLPAYLQQLQMESNGKSVRRDGRPVKVKTGQIIWGEPGSNAQHSFYQLLHQGTRFVPIDFILPVETVGEGNGLQQKLAIANCLAQSEALMEGYSADDARVEMRAAGVAAGRANSLARHKEHAGNRPSSTILFRALTPAVLGQLIALYEHKVFVEGTLYGINSFDQFGVELGKHLANQLTAVVQQDEAYNGRNISTTALLKRSR comes from the coding sequence GTGCCACAAACTAAATTAAGTGCACGATACCCGCTCGATTTGCCCGTCTGGCAAGAGCTCAAAGATCACTACCGGACCAAGATGAAGCGCGCCGATATGCGCGACATGTTCAAGTGTGACAAGCGAAGGGTCGAACGATTCACGCTCGATGCTGGGGATCTGCATCTCGACTACTCCAAGAATCTGATAAACGCGGAAACACAAAAGTTGCTAGCGCGGCTTACGTGTGAAGCGGGCGTACCCGCGGCGATCGAATCGATGTTCACAGGGAAGGAATTGAATATCACTGAAGAGCGCTCGGTTTTGCACGTTGCGCTGCGCTCGAAGATGTCTGATCAGATTGCACTGGAAGTTGACGGGGTTCGCGAAATCTGGGGTGTGCTGACGAAAATTGAGAGTTTCGTGGAAGCAGTGCACGCCGGAAAAATCGCTGGTGAAGGTGGTAAGCGCTTTACCGACATTGTGAATATAGGTATCGGCGGCTCTGATCTCGGATTGGTTATGGCCACGAATGCGCTGCGTCCGTATTGGCGGAAGGGCTTGCGCTTTCACGCTGTATCAAATATCGACGGTACTCAGCTTGCCGACTTGCATTCGGAGTTAGATCCGGCAACTACATTGTTTATTGTGTGTTCCAAGACGTTTACGACCCTAGAGACAATTACCAACGCGCAGGCGGCGCGAGCTTGGGTGAAAGATGTGCTTGGTGAGGAAGCGGTTGTACGGCATTTCGCTGCAGCCTCGACCAATCACGCGGCGATGGACGCATTCGGTATTAGCCCGGAGTTTAGATTCGGTTTTTGGGACTGGGTAGGCGGCCGATATTCTCTGTGGTCAGCAGTGGGATTGTCACTGGCGCTAATGGTTGGTATTGATCACTTTAAATCGGTGTTGGCTGGTGCGCGGCGGATGGATATGCACTTTCGAACGGCGCCTGCGACAGAAAACATGCCGGTTGTAATGGCATTACTGGCTGTTTGGTACAGCAACTTTTTTGGTGCGGAATCGCAGGCGATTTTGCCCTATACCAATCGCCTTGACCGATTGCCGGCGTATTTGCAACAGTTGCAAATGGAAAGCAATGGCAAAAGCGTACGTAGAGATGGTAGGCCGGTCAAAGTAAAGACGGGGCAGATTATTTGGGGCGAGCCGGGCTCGAACGCCCAGCACTCTTTTTACCAGTTGCTACATCAGGGGACACGTTTCGTTCCGATTGACTTTATTTTGCCGGTAGAAACTGTGGGTGAAGGGAATGGCCTACAGCAAAAGCTTGCGATTGCGAACTGCCTCGCACAAAGCGAGGCCCTTATGGAAGGCTATTCGGCAGACGACGCACGAGTTGAAATGCGCGCGGCTGGCGTGGCTGCGGGCAGGGCTAATAGTCTGGCAAGGCACAAGGAACACGCTGGAAATCGACCGAGCAGTACAATTCTGTTCCGAGCTCTAACTCCAGCAGTTTTGGGCCAGTTGATCGCTCTGTACGAACACAAAGTATTCGTTGAAGGAACGCTTTACGGGATCAACTCTTTTGACCAGTTTGGTGTCGAGCTCGGCAAGCACCTTGCTAATCAGTTGACGGCAGTCGTACAGCAAGATGAAGCTTATAACGGCAGGAACATTTCAACTACTGCATTGCTGAAGCGATCGCGTTAG
- a CDS encoding capsule assembly Wzi family protein — protein MTRIRKVNFDNSHENSVRSLLDIATVMMIMRSLPKMTAKAMLLFVCCLQQLNASPAIEAGDAALRHDIQLLADRGILTGPVTTWPLSWGPVLADLRLYEPTGNESKGVLDSIARLKVRADWETAVNRLTWSARASVAENPIGIRGYQNTPREPGEIGAGVSWTGERLSVTLKGQLVDSTDDDANGRVDGSFLGIAVGNWVISANTLDRWWGPGMDGGLILSNNARPIPGLSLDRNFTPAFELPLLHWLGPWDLNMLFGKMESSREIPNTQFFGLRLNFRPLPSLEVGFSRTAQWCGDGRPCDAGTFFDLLVGKDNLGDGGIDRANEPGNQLAGVDLRWAPLIAGRRVAFYGQFIGEDEAGGLPSRFIGQIGIETGGYSEHLGSWRWFGEFAGTSCRFYESDAIFNCGYNHGIYRTGYRYRGRSIGHGADNDAELYSTGLQLISANDTHWGVLIRSGDLNRGGSPDISHTLTPTPLDIVSIDFSYGRLFKFGTVEIGVGYQELAEHPGGDVSDSRFYMQWRSGY, from the coding sequence ATGACGCGCATTCGTAAGGTCAATTTTGACAATTCACACGAGAATTCGGTTCGTTCATTGCTCGATATTGCTACCGTCATGATGATCATGCGCTCGCTGCCCAAAATGACCGCGAAGGCGATGCTTTTATTCGTCTGCTGCTTGCAACAACTCAATGCGAGCCCTGCCATAGAGGCTGGTGACGCAGCTTTGCGGCATGACATTCAGCTGCTTGCCGATCGCGGAATCCTGACTGGCCCCGTAACAACTTGGCCGCTTTCGTGGGGACCGGTTCTGGCAGATCTTCGTCTGTACGAGCCAACAGGAAACGAGTCAAAGGGTGTTCTGGATTCGATCGCGCGTCTCAAAGTGCGGGCGGACTGGGAAACAGCGGTCAACCGCTTGACCTGGTCAGCCAGAGCCAGTGTCGCTGAGAACCCCATTGGCATCCGCGGCTACCAAAATACGCCACGTGAGCCCGGTGAAATTGGAGCTGGCGTTTCATGGACTGGCGAGCGCTTATCGGTAACCTTGAAGGGGCAACTGGTTGATAGTACTGATGACGATGCCAATGGCCGGGTAGACGGTTCATTTCTTGGCATTGCGGTTGGTAATTGGGTGATTTCTGCGAATACGCTAGATCGTTGGTGGGGGCCGGGCATGGATGGGGGCCTAATACTTTCCAACAATGCCCGACCAATTCCTGGGTTGAGTCTTGACCGCAATTTTACTCCGGCGTTTGAGTTGCCCTTACTTCATTGGCTCGGGCCCTGGGACCTGAATATGCTCTTTGGTAAGATGGAGAGCAGTCGGGAGATACCTAACACGCAGTTTTTCGGTTTGCGACTCAATTTTCGGCCCTTACCGTCGCTGGAGGTCGGGTTCTCGCGAACCGCGCAGTGGTGCGGCGATGGCCGACCCTGCGATGCCGGTACATTTTTTGACCTACTGGTCGGCAAAGACAACCTTGGCGATGGCGGTATTGATCGAGCGAATGAGCCTGGCAATCAGCTAGCGGGCGTGGACCTCCGTTGGGCGCCGCTGATCGCTGGCCGGCGGGTCGCTTTTTACGGCCAATTCATCGGTGAAGATGAAGCAGGTGGCTTGCCCAGTCGCTTCATCGGTCAGATCGGTATCGAAACGGGCGGCTACTCAGAGCATCTCGGCTCGTGGCGCTGGTTTGGGGAGTTTGCAGGCACGAGCTGCCGGTTTTACGAATCAGATGCAATATTCAACTGCGGCTATAACCACGGAATCTACCGGACAGGGTATCGTTATCGCGGCCGGTCTATTGGACACGGCGCGGACAACGATGCCGAATTATATTCCACGGGACTGCAATTGATCAGTGCCAACGATACTCACTGGGGGGTGCTGATCCGGTCGGGTGATCTAAACCGCGGCGGTAGTCCGGATATCAGCCATACACTGACACCGACACCATTGGATATTGTCAGCATCGATTTTAGTTACGGTCGGTTATTCAAATTCGGTACGGTTGAGATTGGAGTTGGTTATCAGGAGTTGGCCGAGCATCCCGGTGGAGATGTCAGTGATAGTCGGTTTTATATGCAATGGCGCAGCGGTTACTAA